The segment AATTACATGTATTAAAAATTTACCAGCTGTGCCATTAGTCAGCCCTTAGCTGTCTCCCATGATGTCACACCTTTCTCTTTTATGGTTGTGTAGGGAACAAAAGTCAAATTCCAATATGATGGGCTATTTTCAAGTAGACTTTATCTTCTAATGGCAGTATCTCCTAGCCCCCATACATCCCTCACAGCAGGAAATAAACATACTCTTTAgaaactctttttctttctttttttttttttaaagattttatttatttgttttatatatatgatgagtatgctgtatctgtcttcagacacaccagaagagggcgtcagatcccataacagatggctgtgagacaccatgtggttgctgggatttgaactcaggacctctggaagagcagtcagtgctctttaccactgagccttctTCTTTCCAGCCCTAGAAACTCTTTTTCTTTCCCCATAAGAATGATAAAAATCTCATTGTAAAGTTGGAGTTACACttttaaacaaatttattttgGTGATTTTAAGCAAAGTCTCCTGGCTTAACAAACCTGCAGTGTAGCTGATGACCCTGAACTTCCtaaccctgcctctgcttccaagtgctgTGTGAACGGAACTGCAGCCTggctttctaaaataattttcaaatttacaTTTTGAGGTAGACTAGCTTATTTCTACCAGCCCGGTCCGTACCAATCCATTGTCTTTATGGAGAAGAGTAAAGAAGAAAATTTGATTTGCATATTGATAATTATTCCCAAATTTTCTTTGAACTGAAGTAATTAGCTGAATGTTATTAAGAAAACTAAtatgtgcatgcctttgatcccagcacaagggaggcagaggtagggagatctctgagtccaaggcctacctacagaactagttccaggacagccagggctacatgaaaacaccctgtctcgaaaagcaaaaAAATGAAGATACCGCCGAAGATGTGAATAGCTGACAATGCTTGCCTAAACTCAAGGTCACCTTCAACTACATAAAcaggttcaaggacagcttgtACTTAAATGAgaccctgctccccctccccccaaaaaaagaaagaaaaagaaaaagctcccTCACCCCAGCAATAAAATAAACACTACAACAGTCATGAGTAAACCGCCTAGACGTCCCAAAGGTAGACAGGACTCCTCCCATTCAAGCAAGCACCTGAGGGAGCTGACCTGGGGCTAATTAAGCCCGGGTCCGACCTAGCTCTGTAACACTTCATCAGCAAGCCTACTGGATTAAGAAATGAAAGACCAAAAAAAGGCTGCTGCAAATGTCTGATAAAACAGCAATTCTGACCTTCAGATTTCCAACTCCTAAAGCAGTTGGCTGCAGATCTTTGATGAGACTCACAAAAGTgcagaatgaaaaacaaacaaaaaacaaacaaacaaaccctactCCCTGCCGGTTAGACCcaatccctccccaccccacccccaacctttcCAACCAGGACAGTTAAAATGCTAACTAAGGAGGAAGACCTCCTGGGTTCCAGAATTCAGGCACCCCAGCGAGGTTTCCTTAAAGAGCTCGCGAAGGGAAGAACTGCTTGTTAGTCCTGGGGGGTGGGGACTTTCACAGTGACAAGTCCTCTGAGCTCCCAGCCTTGGACAGCTCCCCCCTGGCTGCCAGTGATTCCCTAGGATAGCcgtcagcccccacccccaccactgcGGAGGTGGGCAACCTGCAGAGCAAAGAAGCCTGGCTACCATGCAAGCTGCTGCTTCGAGAACTTTCTTACAGTGTTCCTAAAGCACGCGCCAGGTGGGCACGAGCACCAACGGACTAAGCCGGGCCTCCTCCGCAGCCCCGCAGCGCCCGGACCCTTACCTGCTGGCACCCGGGTTGGGCTCGGGCTCCTCATCGCGCTCTTTGGCGACTTTTTGCCAGGGATCTGCGCCAGAACCGCAGTTATGTCCGGTGCACTCCACATGCAATACACTTTGTCTCCAATCTTCCTGAGTTGAGCTGGGAGCTCAGGCGGTAGCTCTGCAAAAGAAAACACCTGGAAATTAACATCAAAAGCAATCCTACCGGGGACTCGCCAA is part of the Apodemus sylvaticus chromosome 13, mApoSyl1.1, whole genome shotgun sequence genome and harbors:
- the Pmaip1 gene encoding phorbol-12-myristate-13-acetate-induced protein 1; the protein is MPGRKARRNAPVNPARAELPPELPAQLRKIGDKVYCMWSAPDITAVLAQIPGKKSPKSAMRSPSPTRVPADLKDECAQLRRIGDKVNLRQKLLNFISKLFNLIT